Below is a genomic region from Synergistaceae bacterium.
AAGAAAAATTTTTTATTAACGCAACGATTCACTCACAAAATTTTTCACGCAAAAAAACGAGCCGCGCAAGAAAAATATCTCACGCAGCCCGCAGAAATTTTTTATTTACTAGAAATATAAAACGTTCTTAATGTAACTCGGCCAATTAAATTTTACAGACTCCTTCAACACAGCAAATGCCGCACTCCCTGAACCCGTGAGTCCCCATGCTCCTGCACCTGATGACTCAAACATTTTGAATAACTCATTATATTTCGGGTGAGTCTTTATCAACACTTTCAGAAAATCATTAGGCAATAATCCGACTTTGAGTCCTGCCCCCGCGTTTGCATGATAAATATCCCGCAATTCTGTGCGTGCAAGCAAAATATCAAAGCCGTGTCCTTCTTCGAGTTCGTCAAGTTCTTTATAAGCCGCTTTTGTGTCAGTCTTCCAGTCAGGAATCGCAATAACGCCGTGAATTTGCTGATATGTAACTCTTTCGATCTGGTCGCCTATTCCCGCAACAAGAGCCATATTTAAATCTGAACACAAAAACGGAACATCCGCGCCGACTTTAGCTGCGACTCTTTCTGCACCGAAAAATTTTAATATCGCCGCCGCATTGCCTGAACCTGCACCGAGTCCGGATCCCGGAGGAATGCTTTTATGAATCTTCACGTTCAAATAGGGAATCTTGAATCCCTCTTCACGCGCAATTCTCAGAGCCTTAGAGATTATATTTTCGCCGATTATGCTTATATTCGCGTTTACAATGTCAATATTTGCTGTAGATTCGGAGATGTAAAGCACGTCGCCTGAAGGAATCTTCAAGAACGTTGACACAAGATTATGATAACCGTCGGGCCTCTTGTTAATGACTCTGAGAGTCAGATTTAATTTTGCGAACGTCGGCAGAATTATACGCATTCAGTCCACCCAAACGGGTCCGGCCTCTTGCCCCATTGTATTCCGGTCAGCTCGTCATATAATTTTTGCGCAACCGGGCCGATCTTGAAGTCGTTTACTGTATATTTCTTGTCCTGATATGCAAGCTCGCCGATTGGTGAAATAACTGCTGCTGTTCCTGTTCCAAATGCTTCCTCTAATTTGCCGTTTGCTGCTGACTCGATTAATTCATCGACGCTTAAGAGTCTTTCTTCTGCGGGAATGCCCCATTTTTTGAGCACTTCTAAGCACGATTTACGAGTAATGCCGCCTAAGATTGAACCGTTTTCAAGTGAAGGAGTTACAACAACGCCGTTAATCTTGAACATTACATTCATTGCGCCGACTTCTTCAATATATTTGCGGTGTACTCCGTCAAGCCATAGAACTTGCGAATAACCTTTTTCCATTGCTCTGTCTCCTGCGCGGTTGCTGGCTGCGTAATTTCCTCCGCACTTTGTGTAACCTGTTCCGCCTCTTACTGCGCGAACGTCTTCGGTTTCGAGCATAATTTTAACGGGCTTGATTCCTTCTGCAAAATAGCTCGCACTAGGTGAAAGAATTATCACAAACGTAGCTTGATGAATCCCATGTAACGCTAATTCAGGATCTATCGCGTACAAAAACGGGCGAATATATAATGACGTTCCTTCACCTGAAGGCACCCAGTTTTTATCAACTTTCACGACCTCGCGCACGGCCTCGACAAAAATATCATTAGGGATTTGCGGGAGTCCTATTCTTTCAGCTGAAATATTGATTCGCTTTGCATTCTCCATCGGTCTGAATAAATGAATGCTGCCATCTGCCCATCGATATGCTTTCATGCCCTCGAAGACTTCATTTGCGTAATGTAAAACGCTCGCAGCAGGATTAATCGGTATCGGCCCGAAAGGAACTATACGCGCATTGTGCCATTTTTCAGCGTCGGTATAATCCATCATGAACATATGATCGCTGAAGATTGATCCGAAACCTAATTTATCGCTCGGAGGCATTGTGCCGGGGTTAGGATTCTTTGTGATGCTTATCTGCATAATAAAAATTTCTCCTTGTCCTGTAAAAATTGTAGATACAATATTTTAATTCATTTCTTCGATATAGTGAATATAATCGAGAGACCTTAACGCTTCTATAATATCACTATGTTTCTTATAACGTTCAAAATCTCGCTCGTTAATTGTCATAGACACTGAATAAACGCTAAGGCCCGAATTTGCATATGCAGGATTTGACTCGATGTCATCAATTTTGAGTCCTAATTTCCGAATCGTAGCAGCAAAATCTTGAAGGTTTGAGCTGTTATTTAACTCTAAATGAATCTCAAAATGGTTGGATCTATCCTTTAATACTGTCTCGATAAATGGAAGTTGGGAAATGCAGCACAGGAGCGCGACAAATGCAATTAGTGTAATAGTATAGAATCCAGACCCTGCCGCAAGTCCGATTATACCGCAAGCCCAGAGTCCCGCAGAAGTTGTCAAGCCCTTGATTTGACTCTTAGAGCTGAACAAAATAAAATTTCCGCTTATCATCGCAACTGACACGATAGCCGCCGCAGAAATTACCGCAAAACCTTCATGACTGTGCACAATGACGCAAATATCAATCATTGCAGACACAGCACAAGCCAGCGAAACAATTATAAATGTTCTGAGTCCGGCAGAATGTCTCTTGCTTGAACGTTCACAGCCTATAATCGCAGAAAAAATTACGACGAGGCATATACGAAATAATACAGAATAAATATTAATATTCACTGACCACGAGCCGAGAAAATTTGCAATCGGGTCATTAAAGAAAGGATTATTTGACATTGATATATTCATCTCCGAAATTTTATTTGAGTGTGATGTGTAATAAAATAATTTTGCAGAACGTGTTTAATAGTTTAGAGTCATTCTTTTATCTGCGTGCATAGCCTTGTCTGAACGTAAGAGCTTCTGCAATGTGCTTTTTCGTGATTGACTCGTCGCCGGCCAAATCTGCAATAGTCCTTGAAACTTTTAGAGTCCTGCTCAAGCCCCGCCCGGACAAATTTAATTTTGCTGCCATATTTGCAAGAAATGAGCGCGCGTCATCAGGAAGAGTCAAAAATTTTTTCACGAGCTTTTCTGGTAATTCTGCATTACAGACGATCCCGTACTCTTTCCAGCGTTCTTGTTGAATCTTACGTGCTTTAATGACTCTTTCGCGGATAACTGCACTTGATTCGGGGGG
It encodes:
- a CDS encoding 4-diphosphocytidyl-2C-methyl-D-erythritol kinase, whose translation is MRIILPTFAKLNLTLRVINKRPDGYHNLVSTFLKIPSGDVLYISESTANIDIVNANISIIGENIISKALRIAREEGFKIPYLNVKIHKSIPPGSGLGAGSGNAAAILKFFGAERVAAKVGADVPFLCSDLNMALVAGIGDQIERVTYQQIHGVIAIPDWKTDTKAAYKELDELEEGHGFDILLARTELRDIYHANAGAGLKVGLLPNDFLKVLIKTHPKYNELFKMFESSGAGAWGLTGSGSAAFAVLKESVKFNWPSYIKNVLYF
- a CDS encoding branched-chain amino acid aminotransferase codes for the protein MQISITKNPNPGTMPPSDKLGFGSIFSDHMFMMDYTDAEKWHNARIVPFGPIPINPAASVLHYANEVFEGMKAYRWADGSIHLFRPMENAKRINISAERIGLPQIPNDIFVEAVREVVKVDKNWVPSGEGTSLYIRPFLYAIDPELALHGIHQATFVIILSPSASYFAEGIKPVKIMLETEDVRAVRGGTGYTKCGGNYAASNRAGDRAMEKGYSQVLWLDGVHRKYIEEVGAMNVMFKINGVVVTPSLENGSILGGITRKSCLEVLKKWGIPAEERLLSVDELIESAANGKLEEAFGTGTAAVISPIGELAYQDKKYTVNDFKIGPVAQKLYDELTGIQWGKRPDPFGWTECV
- a CDS encoding MgtC/SapB family protein, whose amino-acid sequence is MSNNPFFNDPIANFLGSWSVNINIYSVLFRICLVVIFSAIIGCERSSKRHSAGLRTFIIVSLACAVSAMIDICVIVHSHEGFAVISAAAIVSVAMISGNFILFSSKSQIKGLTTSAGLWACGIIGLAAGSGFYTITLIAFVALLCCISQLPFIETVLKDRSNHFEIHLELNNSSNLQDFAATIRKLGLKIDDIESNPAYANSGLSVYSVSMTINERDFERYKKHSDIIEALRSLDYIHYIEEMN